Proteins co-encoded in one Sporosarcina sp. FSL K6-1522 genomic window:
- a CDS encoding YpoC family protein — translation MTQFDKETLAPFFEEWEAIREDIAALYAGQDRQVIGIMTTAIEKYQELLEYGGQEPNERTGKIDYILLPLNGEERFEFVKAKIASHYAYVQLDALYTETKKKVARLAIRKR, via the coding sequence ATGACGCAGTTTGATAAGGAGACACTAGCTCCTTTTTTTGAAGAATGGGAAGCGATCCGTGAAGATATTGCCGCATTGTATGCTGGGCAAGATCGCCAAGTAATCGGTATAATGACAACTGCCATTGAGAAGTATCAAGAATTACTGGAGTATGGTGGCCAAGAGCCTAATGAGCGAACAGGGAAGATCGACTATATTTTATTACCGCTGAATGGTGAAGAGCGTTTTGAATTCGTGAAAGCGAAGATTGCCAGTCATTATGCATATGTACAATTAGATGCATTGTATACGGAAACTAAAAAGAAAGTAGCTCGACTTGCGATTCGGAAAAGATGA
- the nth gene encoding endonuclease III, with amino-acid sequence MLTKKQWEYSLEQFGEMFPDAHCELVHDNPFELLIATLLSAQCTDVLVNRVTAELFKKYKKPEDYIAVDVEELQTDIRSIGLYRNKAKNIQALSRLLIEEFNGEVPANRDIMMTFPGVGRKTANVVVSNAFGIPALAVDTHVERVAKRLGMNRWKDTPLAVEEKIMRWTPKENWTDTHHQIIFFGRYHCKAQNPGCDVCPLLSLCREGQKRMKAGAK; translated from the coding sequence ATGCTGACAAAAAAACAATGGGAATATAGCCTTGAGCAATTTGGGGAAATGTTTCCAGACGCACATTGTGAACTGGTGCATGACAATCCTTTTGAATTGCTCATTGCCACACTGCTGTCTGCTCAATGTACGGATGTCCTTGTCAACCGTGTAACAGCAGAGCTATTTAAAAAATATAAAAAACCTGAAGACTATATTGCAGTCGACGTTGAAGAATTGCAAACGGATATTCGGTCGATTGGTCTATATCGCAACAAAGCGAAAAATATTCAAGCGTTGAGTCGATTGTTGATAGAGGAATTTAACGGGGAAGTACCGGCGAATCGAGACATTATGATGACATTTCCGGGTGTTGGGCGAAAAACAGCGAATGTTGTCGTGTCGAACGCATTTGGCATACCAGCACTTGCGGTAGATACGCATGTTGAACGAGTAGCCAAGCGTCTCGGTATGAACCGCTGGAAAGATACGCCGTTAGCTGTTGAAGAAAAAATTATGCGTTGGACGCCAAAAGAGAACTGGACAGACACACATCACCAAATCATTTTTTTTGGACGCTATCATTGTAAGGCGCAAAATCCAGGCTGCGATGTCTGTCCGCTCTTATCGTTATGCCGAGAAGGGCAGAAGCGGATGAAAGCAGGTGCAAAGTAA
- a CDS encoding DnaD domain-containing protein → MQHEERLRIWIEQGNVNISQLFFHHYKSLGIQDVDAMLIMHMTAYKSAGNHFPTPTDFASRMSLTENEVSAILQRLMQHGLLQIGQSEDANGVLHESFSLQPLWDRLIDQIAIAANEAEKASRKNEEGEIFSLFEQEFGRFLSPMECESIAMWFDEDGHSVEIIRAALKEAVLAQKLSLRYIDRILFEWKKKNVKTLSDVERQTKSFRTVGIRPPQQQQKTVSVKRVPFYNWLEERE, encoded by the coding sequence ATGCAACACGAAGAACGGCTCCGAATTTGGATTGAGCAGGGGAATGTTAACATTTCCCAGCTTTTTTTTCACCATTACAAAAGTCTAGGCATTCAGGATGTAGACGCGATGCTCATTATGCATATGACCGCCTATAAATCTGCAGGAAACCATTTTCCAACACCTACTGATTTTGCAAGTAGAATGAGTTTGACGGAAAATGAGGTTTCCGCTATTTTACAAAGGCTCATGCAGCATGGCTTGCTTCAAATTGGCCAAAGTGAAGATGCGAACGGTGTATTACATGAAAGCTTTTCGCTCCAACCGTTATGGGATCGCTTGATCGATCAGATTGCAATTGCAGCAAATGAAGCAGAAAAGGCTAGTCGCAAAAATGAAGAAGGGGAAATATTCTCCTTGTTTGAACAGGAGTTTGGTCGCTTTCTATCACCAATGGAATGTGAATCGATTGCCATGTGGTTTGATGAAGATGGCCACTCTGTAGAGATTATCCGTGCCGCATTAAAAGAAGCGGTTCTGGCGCAAAAGTTGAGCCTCCGCTATATCGATCGAATTCTTTTCGAATGGAAGAAGAAAAATGTTAAAACCTTATCGGATGTTGAACGTCAGACAAAATCATTTAGAACGGTAGGCATTCGCCCGCCACAGCAACAACAAAAAACTGTTTCCGTAAAACGTGTCCCCTTTTACAATTGGTTGGAAGAACGAGAGTAG
- the asnS gene encoding asparagine--tRNA ligase → MKTIMIHEMPDHAGETVRIGAWLANKRSSGKIAFLQLRDGSGFVQGVVVKEEVGEEIFAKAKSITQESSLYITAEVTVDERSSFGYELQVKEIELISEAVDYPITPKEHGTEFLMDHRHLWLRSRKQHAIMKIRDEVIRATYEFFHMNGFVKVDPPILTGSSPEGTSELFHTKYFDEDAYLSQSGQLYMEAAAMALGKVYSFGPTFRAEKSKTRRHLIEFWMIEPEMAFVEFEESLEIQEQYVAHIVQSVVQNCPLELERLGRDLSKLEKIQAPFPRISYDDAIKFLNDNGFDDITWGDDFGAPHETAIAESYDMPVFITHYPIGIKPFYMQSHPERDDVVLCADLIAPEGYGEIIGGSERVHDYELMKQRIQEHNLDEAAYEWYLDLSKYGAVPHSGFGLGLERTVAWISGTEHVRETIPFPRLLNRLYP, encoded by the coding sequence ATGAAAACGATTATGATACATGAAATGCCAGACCATGCGGGCGAAACCGTCCGCATCGGTGCATGGCTTGCCAATAAACGCTCAAGTGGGAAAATTGCTTTCCTACAACTACGCGACGGTTCTGGATTCGTTCAGGGCGTTGTCGTTAAGGAAGAAGTCGGTGAAGAGATTTTTGCGAAAGCAAAATCGATTACACAGGAAAGTTCACTTTACATTACAGCTGAAGTAACGGTTGATGAACGCTCTTCGTTTGGCTATGAATTACAAGTGAAAGAGATTGAATTGATTAGCGAAGCAGTCGATTATCCGATTACGCCGAAAGAGCATGGTACAGAGTTCTTAATGGATCATCGTCATTTATGGCTTCGTTCACGTAAACAACATGCCATTATGAAAATTCGCGACGAAGTGATTCGTGCAACGTATGAATTTTTCCATATGAATGGCTTTGTGAAAGTCGATCCGCCTATTTTGACGGGTTCTTCACCAGAAGGGACGTCTGAGCTATTCCACACGAAATATTTTGACGAAGATGCTTATCTTTCACAATCGGGTCAATTGTATATGGAAGCTGCTGCGATGGCGCTCGGTAAAGTCTATTCATTCGGCCCAACATTCCGGGCGGAAAAATCGAAGACACGCCGTCACCTCATTGAGTTTTGGATGATTGAGCCTGAAATGGCATTTGTCGAGTTTGAGGAAAGTTTGGAAATCCAAGAGCAATACGTGGCGCATATCGTCCAGTCAGTTGTACAAAATTGTCCGCTAGAATTAGAAAGGCTTGGCCGTGATTTGTCCAAGCTTGAAAAAATTCAAGCGCCATTCCCACGTATTTCATACGACGATGCCATTAAATTCCTCAATGATAACGGATTTGATGATATTACATGGGGAGATGATTTTGGGGCTCCACATGAGACAGCAATCGCAGAAAGCTATGATATGCCTGTCTTTATTACGCATTATCCAATCGGCATTAAACCGTTCTATATGCAGTCGCATCCGGAACGTGACGATGTTGTCCTATGTGCAGATTTAATCGCACCGGAAGGGTATGGGGAAATCATCGGTGGCTCTGAACGTGTTCATGACTATGAGCTCATGAAGCAACGTATCCAAGAGCATAATCTTGATGAAGCAGCGTACGAATGGTACCTAGATCTTTCTAAATACGGGGCAGTACCGCATTCAGGATTTGGTCTTGGACTGGAACGTACAGTAGCATGGATTTCGGGTACTGAACACGTGCGTGAAACAATTCCGTTCCCACGCTTATTAAACAGATTGTACCCGTAA
- a CDS encoding pyridoxal phosphate-dependent aminotransferase: MTKALAARVSTLSPSTTLAITAKAKEMKASGIDVIGLGAGEPDYNTPTNIIEAAYKSMKDGQTKYTPAGGLPVLKDAVIKKLQDDQGLSYERNEIMIGIGAKHVLYTLFQVILDPGDEVIIPTPYWVSYPEQVKLAGGVPVHIEGSAAAQFKVTAEQIRGAITAKTKAIIINSPGNPTGMIYSREELQEIAAVCEEKDLWIVSDEIYEKLIYGGEKHVSIAELSDTIKKRTLIINGVSKSHSMTGWRIGYVAGDAGVVKAMTDLASHSTSNPTTTSQYATIEAYNGPQDAVETMRQAFESRLERVYPQLVAIPGFKVVKPQGAFYLLPEVEEAVEKTGFANVDDFAAALLTNANVAVIPGSGFGSPNTIRLSYATSIELLEEAIRRIHAFVVENWKE, from the coding sequence TTGACGAAAGCATTGGCAGCTAGAGTGAGTACACTTTCACCATCAACAACACTTGCGATTACGGCGAAAGCGAAAGAAATGAAAGCATCAGGCATTGATGTAATTGGTCTTGGCGCAGGAGAACCGGATTATAATACACCTACTAATATCATTGAAGCAGCTTATAAATCCATGAAGGACGGGCAAACAAAATACACGCCTGCTGGTGGACTTCCAGTGCTAAAAGATGCAGTGATTAAAAAATTGCAGGACGATCAAGGCTTATCTTATGAAAGAAATGAAATTATGATTGGTATCGGAGCGAAGCATGTGCTTTACACATTGTTCCAAGTTATTTTGGATCCAGGCGATGAAGTTATCATTCCAACGCCATACTGGGTTAGTTACCCTGAACAAGTGAAGCTAGCGGGCGGAGTACCTGTACATATTGAAGGATCTGCTGCGGCGCAATTTAAAGTGACAGCGGAACAAATTCGTGGGGCAATAACAGCGAAAACGAAAGCGATTATTATCAATTCACCAGGAAATCCGACAGGTATGATTTATTCGCGTGAAGAGCTACAAGAAATTGCAGCTGTCTGTGAAGAAAAAGATCTTTGGATCGTGTCAGATGAAATTTACGAGAAATTAATCTATGGTGGAGAAAAGCATGTTTCAATTGCTGAGCTTTCGGATACGATAAAAAAACGTACACTCATTATTAATGGCGTATCTAAGTCCCATTCAATGACGGGCTGGCGTATTGGCTACGTTGCAGGAGACGCAGGAGTTGTTAAAGCGATGACAGACCTCGCAAGCCATTCAACGTCTAATCCGACGACGACATCACAGTATGCGACAATTGAAGCCTATAATGGACCTCAAGATGCGGTAGAAACGATGCGTCAAGCTTTCGAATCACGACTTGAGCGGGTGTATCCACAACTTGTAGCGATTCCTGGCTTTAAAGTAGTCAAACCACAAGGGGCATTCTATTTGCTACCTGAAGTAGAAGAAGCTGTCGAGAAAACAGGTTTCGCAAACGTAGATGACTTTGCAGCAGCATTACTAACAAATGCGAATGTAGCGGTTATTCCAGGATCTGGTTTTGGTTCTCCAAACACGATTCGATTGTCGTATGCAACGTCAATTGAGTTGCTGGAAGAAGCAATTCGTCGCATCCATGCTTTTGTGGTGGAAAACTGGAAAGAGTAA
- a CDS encoding DUF5590 domain-containing protein → MWNWIKFIVVFLLTLTSVIIVMVFYNANKPASEAKKVAIQSVIESGQLVTVQSAEPFNGTVPAITVFGLDKDGKEKAVFVNDNSEDGYEEVMLADGITADRAIKTVKQELNVGKVLHARLGMEEENPVWEIAFQSDNGKLNYVYVLFENGQWLKRILNL, encoded by the coding sequence ATGTGGAATTGGATTAAATTCATCGTCGTTTTCCTACTGACGTTGACTTCCGTCATCATCGTTATGGTTTTTTACAATGCTAATAAGCCTGCTTCAGAGGCTAAAAAGGTAGCAATCCAATCGGTGATTGAGTCAGGCCAGCTTGTGACCGTTCAGTCTGCTGAACCGTTTAATGGAACTGTACCAGCTATTACGGTGTTCGGATTGGACAAAGACGGCAAAGAGAAGGCGGTCTTTGTTAACGACAACTCGGAAGATGGCTATGAAGAAGTAATGCTTGCTGATGGCATTACAGCAGACCGAGCGATTAAAACGGTTAAACAAGAATTGAACGTAGGGAAAGTTCTCCATGCTCGACTTGGAATGGAAGAGGAAAATCCTGTTTGGGAGATTGCTTTTCAAAGCGACAATGGGAAGCTCAATTACGTCTATGTCCTTTTTGAAAATGGACAATGGTTGAAACGGATTTTGAATTTATAA
- the dinG gene encoding ATP-dependent DNA helicase DinG produces the protein MDNKTYAVVDLETTGHSPTKGDRIIQLAIVFIKNGEVGDKYVRFVNPGQEIPAFIRQLTTISDEDVKHAPYFEDIAAEVAALLEGTVFIAHNTDFDLSFLQSEFARCGIDKWIGKKIDTVELSKIMFPSSLSYRLQDIAEELGIPLASAHRADDDAEATAFLFLACMKKLHALPEETVNLLHRRSFTLKSDLSTLFYEALKRARKKSLGRDWSFFRGIPYKNLSTEQQEVAGELHYPEETDGKIKLFEKAYPHFEQRAAQFAFMDAAWQAFANRDEVIAEVPTGIGKTVSYLLPAAIHAIDTGKPVVISTYTNHLVDKIMDEELDKIRTMLGVPLTATVVKGREQYVSLGKFEELLRIADESYDETFTIMQILVWLTETTTGDLEELNVSGGGQLFVDRIRKRSNALARDERQADYHGKLLDRCNHSNLIITNHSMLLADLNRERMIFSSLAGVVIDEAHQFVQTSSRLTETVFSYTNWKYVMGQIGSDAEGQLLYKINTLIHQYGVTRYREQSQLASALLKFITLFDQAVGQLTSFGPESRNRQQGNRMVFPLSEMSGAKPLFAKTVEALSDYIAKAEAYTVEVSAQLEQLTAHEQAYLAEWAYWIRELTIKAGEWVEIFLDQQNDNFTVWIEKDKRSIPGSLTVIKSTLDGSALIRQLIDRFKEERTGIVWTSGTLAIEGNERFIAKQLGIADTVPLLKFDAPATFYEGAEIFIVDNMPDIQQVSQNDYIEAVADAVIQTVLATGGRLFVLFTSQDMLRRTYDLITESEQLEEYALFAQGVSSGSRMKLLRSFRQFDNSVLFGTNSFWEGVDVPGEALTAVIVVRLPFSSPEEPVFKAKAAKLTAEGANPFNEYSLPEAVMRLRQGFGRLIRASDDKGFFIILDRRIETKSYGQCFLASLPDVPVKKVSLEHMVNELENCYNG, from the coding sequence ATGGACAATAAGACGTATGCAGTCGTTGATTTGGAAACAACGGGTCATTCTCCTACTAAAGGGGATCGGATTATCCAGCTAGCGATTGTATTTATAAAAAATGGAGAAGTCGGCGACAAATACGTACGGTTTGTCAATCCAGGGCAAGAAATACCAGCATTTATCCGGCAGCTGACAACGATTTCGGATGAAGATGTGAAGCATGCGCCATATTTTGAAGACATTGCTGCAGAGGTTGCCGCACTTTTAGAAGGCACAGTTTTCATCGCACATAATACCGATTTCGATTTGTCTTTTTTACAAAGTGAGTTTGCCAGATGTGGTATTGACAAATGGATTGGGAAGAAAATCGATACGGTGGAACTGTCAAAAATCATGTTCCCCTCGTCTTTGAGTTATCGGTTGCAGGACATAGCGGAAGAGCTCGGCATCCCACTCGCATCTGCCCACCGTGCTGACGATGATGCAGAAGCAACGGCTTTTCTGTTTTTGGCTTGTATGAAAAAATTGCATGCACTACCAGAGGAAACGGTGAACCTTCTCCATCGTAGATCGTTTACATTGAAGTCGGATCTGTCGACATTATTTTATGAGGCTTTGAAACGAGCACGAAAAAAGAGTCTAGGACGAGATTGGTCCTTTTTCCGTGGTATACCTTATAAAAATCTAAGCACCGAGCAGCAAGAGGTTGCGGGTGAACTGCATTATCCCGAAGAGACAGATGGCAAAATTAAGCTTTTCGAAAAGGCTTATCCTCATTTTGAACAGCGAGCTGCGCAATTTGCATTTATGGATGCTGCGTGGCAAGCGTTTGCGAATCGGGACGAAGTGATTGCTGAAGTGCCAACGGGTATTGGTAAGACGGTATCTTATTTGTTGCCGGCAGCTATTCATGCAATCGACACGGGAAAGCCTGTTGTCATTAGCACGTATACAAACCATCTTGTCGATAAAATTATGGATGAGGAACTGGACAAAATTCGCACGATGCTAGGCGTGCCTCTTACAGCGACGGTGGTAAAAGGACGAGAGCAGTATGTATCACTTGGGAAATTTGAGGAACTACTGCGAATTGCAGATGAGTCTTATGATGAAACGTTTACCATCATGCAGATTCTCGTCTGGCTGACGGAAACGACGACTGGAGATCTTGAAGAGCTAAATGTCTCTGGAGGCGGCCAACTATTTGTGGATCGTATTCGAAAACGGTCAAATGCGCTTGCGCGAGATGAAAGGCAAGCAGATTATCATGGGAAATTACTGGATCGATGCAACCATTCGAACTTGATCATCACGAATCATTCAATGCTACTGGCGGATTTAAACCGCGAGCGGATGATTTTCAGCTCACTTGCAGGTGTCGTGATTGATGAAGCGCATCAGTTCGTTCAGACGTCTTCTCGATTAACGGAAACAGTCTTCTCTTATACGAACTGGAAGTATGTCATGGGACAAATTGGTTCGGATGCAGAAGGGCAATTGTTGTACAAAATCAATACGCTCATCCATCAATATGGCGTTACGCGTTACCGAGAACAAAGTCAGTTAGCTTCGGCTTTGCTCAAATTTATCACTTTGTTCGATCAGGCGGTCGGTCAGCTAACTTCCTTCGGACCAGAATCTCGCAATCGTCAGCAAGGGAATCGAATGGTCTTTCCACTGTCAGAAATGAGCGGTGCCAAGCCACTTTTCGCAAAAACGGTCGAGGCACTATCCGATTACATTGCCAAAGCGGAAGCCTATACTGTCGAAGTGTCTGCACAACTGGAACAATTGACAGCCCATGAACAAGCTTATCTTGCTGAATGGGCTTATTGGATCCGTGAGTTGACAATTAAAGCTGGCGAATGGGTGGAAATTTTCCTGGATCAGCAAAACGATAACTTTACCGTATGGATTGAAAAAGACAAACGCAGTATCCCAGGAAGTTTGACTGTTATTAAAAGTACCCTTGATGGATCCGCTTTGATTCGTCAGCTAATCGATCGGTTTAAAGAGGAACGTACGGGCATTGTTTGGACATCAGGGACGTTGGCCATAGAAGGAAATGAGCGTTTCATTGCCAAACAGCTTGGGATTGCGGACACGGTCCCGTTGCTGAAGTTCGATGCACCTGCAACGTTTTATGAAGGTGCAGAGATTTTCATCGTCGATAATATGCCGGATATCCAGCAAGTGTCGCAGAATGATTATATCGAGGCTGTAGCAGATGCAGTGATTCAGACCGTCCTTGCAACGGGAGGTAGGCTGTTTGTCTTGTTCACCTCTCAAGACATGCTGAGGAGGACCTATGATCTGATTACAGAAAGTGAGCAATTGGAAGAATATGCGCTCTTTGCACAAGGGGTTAGTTCCGGTAGCCGCATGAAATTGCTGCGCTCGTTCCGTCAATTTGACAATTCGGTTCTTTTTGGCACGAATAGTTTCTGGGAAGGTGTAGACGTACCAGGAGAGGCGCTGACGGCTGTTATCGTTGTCCGATTGCCGTTTTCATCACCCGAAGAACCAGTGTTTAAGGCGAAAGCGGCGAAGTTAACCGCAGAAGGAGCCAATCCATTTAACGAATATTCGTTACCAGAAGCTGTGATGCGACTCCGCCAAGGTTTCGGTAGGCTGATTCGCGCTTCAGACGATAAAGGCTTTTTCATCATATTGGATCGGCGGATTGAAACGAAGTCATACGGTCAGTGTTTCTTGGCGTCACTACCAGATGTGCCCGTAAAAAAAGTGTCGCTCGAACATATGGTGAATGAGCTTGAAAATTGCTATAATGGATAG
- the panD gene encoding aspartate 1-decarboxylase yields the protein MFRMMMNSKLHRATVTEADLNYVGSITIDSDLLDAAGMLPNEKVHVVNNNNGARFETYIIAGERGSGVICVNGAAARLVQRGDVVIILSYVYMTDEEARTHEPTVLIMDEQNGVKQIIREKQGMTV from the coding sequence ATGTTCAGAATGATGATGAACAGTAAATTGCATCGTGCAACAGTTACAGAAGCCGATTTGAATTACGTTGGCAGTATTACAATTGATAGTGATTTGCTTGATGCAGCAGGGATGTTGCCAAACGAGAAAGTGCATGTTGTGAATAATAATAATGGTGCGCGCTTTGAAACGTATATCATTGCGGGTGAACGCGGAAGCGGTGTCATCTGTGTCAACGGAGCAGCGGCTAGGCTCGTTCAACGTGGCGATGTGGTCATTATTCTGTCCTATGTTTATATGACAGATGAAGAGGCGCGTACGCATGAACCAACTGTTTTAATTATGGATGAACAAAACGGCGTGAAACAGATTATTCGTGAAAAACAAGGCATGACTGTCTAA
- the panC gene encoding pantoate--beta-alanine ligase produces MEVATEMHELNNLTVIHSIQELQARLDRNERQGRTVGFVPTMGFLHEGHLSLVEQARKHNDVVVMSIFVNPAQFGPGEDYDAYPRDTERDTQLAAEAGVDILFMPTPEEMYPQEGGIHILPGTQASMLCGASRPGHFDGVLKVVLKLFNIVDPDRSYFGMKDAQQLAIIETFVRDFNLRTDIVRVPTVREQDGLAKSSRNVHLTAMERKEAPIIQQALQQGALLFAEGHAVAEIEKQVAEHIVANSSGCIDYVSLLSYPALTALDEPKGEAIIACAVKFERTRLIDNIIITKKDGSYVQNDDEQ; encoded by the coding sequence ATGGAGGTAGCGACGGAAATGCATGAGTTGAATAACCTAACAGTCATTCATTCGATTCAAGAACTGCAAGCACGACTTGATCGCAATGAGCGACAAGGGCGGACGGTTGGTTTTGTACCGACAATGGGCTTTTTACATGAAGGCCATTTGTCGCTCGTGGAGCAAGCAAGAAAGCATAATGATGTGGTCGTTATGAGCATTTTTGTCAATCCTGCACAGTTTGGTCCGGGAGAAGATTACGACGCTTATCCTCGGGATACCGAGCGCGACACGCAGCTTGCTGCCGAGGCAGGCGTGGACATTCTGTTTATGCCAACACCAGAAGAAATGTATCCACAAGAAGGCGGCATTCACATTTTACCTGGTACGCAAGCCTCCATGCTTTGCGGTGCATCGAGACCCGGTCATTTTGATGGTGTATTGAAAGTGGTATTGAAGCTGTTCAACATCGTAGACCCAGATCGTTCTTATTTTGGGATGAAAGATGCGCAACAGCTAGCGATTATTGAGACGTTTGTGCGTGACTTTAACCTGAGAACGGATATCGTACGTGTACCAACTGTTCGGGAACAGGATGGTTTAGCGAAAAGCTCTCGTAATGTCCATTTAACAGCAATGGAGCGTAAGGAAGCACCTATCATTCAACAAGCTCTTCAACAAGGTGCTTTGCTATTTGCGGAAGGACATGCTGTTGCGGAAATCGAAAAACAAGTTGCGGAACACATTGTAGCGAATAGCTCAGGATGCATCGATTATGTATCGTTACTGTCGTATCCAGCGCTCACAGCACTCGACGAGCCGAAAGGTGAAGCGATTATTGCCTGTGCTGTTAAATTCGAACGAACAAGACTGATTGATAATATAATTATAACTAAAAAGGATGGTTCTTATGTTCAGAATGATGATGAACAGTAA
- the panB gene encoding 3-methyl-2-oxobutanoate hydroxymethyltransferase translates to MKSTVDFSNMKKAGEKIVMLTAYDYPSAKLAEEAGVDVLLVGDSLGMVVLGYDSTVAVTVDDMIHHGKAVKRGATDTFIVVDMPFGSYHGSEDRTLETAIRMFQQTGAHALKVEGAGRVIDKIRLLTETGIPVVAHLGLLPQSAAVVGGYKVQGKTAAAAQQLIADARACEAAGACMIVLECIPYQLADEVSAAVSVPVIGIGAGAGTDGQVLVFHDTVTYGSHRVPKFVQTFADAGAVIGNGIEAYVAAVKKGTFPAEEHRFTMKEQELVALYGGSDGNA, encoded by the coding sequence GTGAAGAGTACAGTAGATTTTAGCAACATGAAAAAAGCAGGCGAAAAAATTGTCATGCTAACGGCTTATGATTATCCATCTGCTAAGTTAGCAGAAGAAGCGGGGGTTGATGTTTTACTAGTCGGCGATTCGCTCGGGATGGTTGTGCTTGGGTATGATTCCACGGTTGCTGTCACAGTGGACGATATGATTCATCACGGAAAAGCGGTGAAACGCGGCGCAACGGACACATTTATCGTTGTGGATATGCCATTTGGTTCTTATCACGGCTCGGAAGATCGCACACTGGAAACAGCTATCAGAATGTTCCAACAAACTGGTGCGCATGCATTGAAAGTAGAAGGCGCTGGCAGAGTGATTGATAAAATCCGTCTGTTAACAGAAACAGGCATTCCAGTCGTTGCGCATCTGGGCTTATTGCCACAATCGGCTGCGGTTGTGGGGGGCTATAAAGTGCAAGGGAAAACAGCTGCGGCCGCTCAGCAACTTATTGCAGATGCGCGCGCATGTGAGGCGGCAGGGGCATGTATGATCGTCTTGGAATGTATTCCTTATCAGTTAGCGGACGAAGTGTCGGCAGCCGTCTCTGTTCCAGTCATTGGTATTGGTGCGGGAGCTGGTACGGACGGACAAGTACTCGTATTCCATGATACAGTCACATACGGCAGCCATCGTGTACCGAAATTTGTGCAAACCTTTGCGGATGCAGGAGCGGTGATTGGCAACGGTATTGAAGCATACGTTGCAGCTGTTAAAAAAGGAACGTTCCCAGCTGAGGAGCATCGTTTTACGATGAAAGAACAAGAATTGGTGGCATTGTATGGAGGTAGCGACGGAAATGCATGA
- a CDS encoding biotin--[acetyl-CoA-carboxylase] ligase encodes MKNELLKRLFEAKGEPVSGQEIADQFGLSRTAIWKYVKELESEGYEVGTVRKKGYYLITAPDRVDEVNIHKHLTANRYGKTIRYFDTCSSTQIIAHEEAQSGVPDGTVIIADEQTTGRGRMLRPWSSVAGKGIWMSVIARPTLTPQQAPQLTLVAAVAIIRAIEDLTGIEAAIKWPNDILVDGKKITGILTELQADPDQVKAIIIGIGMNVNQEAADFPEELHAIATSLKMLTGKSVDRAQLVAKILGFLELYTDIYVKNGFSPIKLLWEGYSNTTGRRIRAVMLNETIEGVALGISDEGVLQLKLDDGSIRGIYSADIEIPN; translated from the coding sequence GTGAAAAATGAATTATTGAAAAGGCTGTTTGAAGCGAAAGGGGAACCCGTATCTGGTCAAGAAATCGCAGACCAGTTTGGCCTCTCGCGAACAGCGATTTGGAAATATGTCAAAGAGCTCGAGAGTGAGGGCTATGAAGTAGGGACCGTTCGAAAAAAGGGCTATTATTTAATTACAGCTCCGGATCGGGTCGATGAAGTGAATATCCACAAACATTTGACCGCGAATCGCTACGGAAAGACCATTCGTTATTTTGATACTTGTAGTTCAACGCAAATTATTGCACATGAAGAAGCACAAAGTGGTGTGCCTGATGGAACGGTTATCATTGCAGATGAACAGACGACGGGCAGGGGACGTATGTTGCGTCCATGGAGCTCAGTTGCAGGAAAAGGCATCTGGATGAGCGTCATTGCTCGTCCAACGTTGACACCGCAACAAGCACCTCAGCTCACTTTGGTAGCTGCAGTGGCGATTATTCGCGCAATTGAGGACTTGACGGGCATTGAAGCTGCGATTAAATGGCCGAATGATATTTTGGTGGATGGGAAAAAAATAACGGGGATTTTGACAGAGCTGCAAGCGGATCCTGATCAAGTGAAAGCGATTATTATTGGGATTGGCATGAATGTTAATCAGGAGGCAGCCGATTTTCCTGAGGAATTACATGCAATTGCAACCTCGCTAAAAATGCTAACGGGTAAATCAGTAGATCGTGCACAGCTAGTGGCAAAAATTCTTGGGTTTCTCGAACTGTATACGGATATATACGTAAAAAATGGTTTTTCGCCTATCAAGTTATTGTGGGAAGGCTATTCCAATACGACGGGAAGACGGATTCGTGCGGTTATGTTGAATGAAACCATTGAGGGCGTTGCACTAGGGATTTCCGATGAAGGTGTATTACAACTCAAACTGGACGATGGTTCTATTCGAGGAATTTATTCAGCAGATATCGAAATTCCAAATTAA